In a genomic window of Pelotomaculum thermopropionicum SI:
- a CDS encoding predicted endonuclease (distantly related to archaeal holliday junction resolvase and Mrr-like restriction enzymes) translates to MSLNIDPSLIFKYMWEVFKIIWPLFAFVIGLDLMSRLVKGWAVKRSRAGKRKDNSPPATKALGKKFSDYDFPWHDPKACLRSIDQMSGLEFEKFLIHLYQRLGYRTVLTPERKDHGADIIITDLQGRKFAVQAKKLQDNRTRVGAGVLGELFRGMQWYKCAGGIVVTNQYFTDQAIEEAKRYKINLWDRPALIERIKRAGRGFSGTARQF, encoded by the coding sequence TTGTCGCTCAATATTGATCCATCGCTAATATTTAAATACATGTGGGAAGTTTTCAAAATTATCTGGCCGCTCTTTGCTTTTGTCATTGGATTGGACTTAATGAGCCGGTTAGTTAAAGGATGGGCTGTTAAAAGAAGCAGAGCCGGAAAGAGAAAAGACAACTCCCCTCCAGCCACGAAAGCCCTTGGTAAAAAGTTCAGCGACTACGACTTCCCCTGGCATGACCCGAAAGCCTGCCTTAGAAGCATTGATCAGATGTCCGGCCTTGAATTTGAGAAGTTTCTTATCCATCTTTATCAAAGATTGGGTTACCGGACGGTACTGACTCCGGAGCGGAAAGATCACGGCGCGGACATAATCATTACGGACCTGCAGGGAAGGAAATTTGCCGTCCAGGCGAAAAAATTGCAAGACAACCGGACGAGGGTTGGCGCCGGTGTCCTGGGTGAATTATTCAGGGGAATGCAGTGGTATAAGTGCGCCGGAGGAATAGTGGTCACAAATCAGTATTTCACTGACCAGGCGATTGAGGAGGCCAAGCGTTACAAGATCAACCTGTGGGACCGGCCGGCGTTAATTGAGCGGATTAAAAGAGCCGGACGGGGATTTTCGGGAACCGCCCGGCAGTTCTAA
- a CDS encoding uncharacterized conserved protein: MKFNGDRMKSILSEYLQGVKRLEELAALKEEEFVADPHKVASAKYHLVICIEAAIDICNHIIAKNRLRVPEDYADTFRIMGENGLFSQDFLPKLFAMTGFRNRLVHRYWDVDSKKVYSILQENLPDLYQLINELKARIPIMLNL, translated from the coding sequence TTGAAATTTAACGGCGATAGAATGAAATCCATCCTGTCCGAGTACCTGCAGGGGGTGAAAAGGCTTGAAGAACTGGCCGCCTTAAAAGAAGAGGAGTTCGTGGCCGATCCCCACAAGGTAGCCAGTGCCAAATACCACCTGGTAATCTGTATCGAAGCGGCAATCGATATCTGCAACCATATTATTGCAAAAAACCGGTTGCGTGTTCCTGAAGACTATGCCGATACCTTCCGGATTATGGGCGAGAATGGTCTTTTCTCTCAGGATTTTTTACCAAAATTGTTTGCCATGACTGGTTTCCGGAACAGGCTGGTGCATCGCTACTGGGATGTGGACAGTAAAAAGGTTTATTCTATCCTGCAAGAAAATTTGCCTGATTTGTACCAGCTAATCAACGAACTCAAAGCCCGGATCCCCATAATGCTCAACCTATAA
- the CheB gene encoding chemotaxis replicative DNA helicase (containing a CheY-like receiver domain and a methylesterase domain) has translation MPPVKVLVVDDSALIRQLVTRLLGSFPDLQVVGTAVNGSDALSKIAALKPDVVTMDVEMPVLDGLSALRRIMRECPLPVIMFSTQTYTGARATIEALALGAFDFVTKPASPPALEPMVTELARKIKAAALYKARAARRTLAARAAPAVMTSAARSGRARLVVIGTSTGGPAALQTVIPALPKDFPAAVVVVQHIPAGFSRPLAEHLARRARLPVTHAESGDAVAPGRVLVAPAGYDLIFRGGPGGATVALDKGSRPLPPGGFRPSVDGVMTSAAQVFGDAVIGVVMTGMGRDGTEGMKEIKLRNGRTIAEDESTCVVFGMPRAAIEAGVVDRIVPLPQIAPEIISML, from the coding sequence ATGCCGCCGGTTAAGGTACTGGTTGTTGATGATTCCGCCCTGATAAGGCAACTGGTCACCAGGCTGCTGGGCAGCTTTCCGGACCTCCAGGTGGTGGGAACGGCCGTAAACGGCAGCGACGCCCTTTCCAAAATCGCGGCGCTCAAGCCCGACGTGGTAACCATGGACGTTGAGATGCCGGTGCTGGACGGCCTTTCGGCCCTGCGCCGGATAATGCGGGAGTGCCCACTGCCGGTGATCATGTTCAGCACCCAGACTTATACGGGGGCCAGGGCCACCATAGAAGCCCTGGCGCTTGGCGCCTTTGACTTTGTCACGAAGCCGGCCAGCCCGCCGGCCCTGGAGCCGATGGTGACGGAGCTGGCCAGGAAAATAAAAGCTGCGGCCCTTTACAAGGCCAGGGCGGCCCGGAGAACTTTGGCAGCACGGGCCGCTCCTGCTGTTATGACTTCTGCGGCCCGGTCCGGCAGGGCACGCCTGGTGGTGATAGGGACCTCTACGGGGGGGCCCGCCGCCCTCCAGACCGTCATTCCCGCCCTGCCGAAAGACTTTCCCGCCGCCGTGGTGGTCGTGCAGCACATCCCGGCGGGTTTTTCCAGGCCTCTGGCGGAACATCTGGCCAGGCGCGCCCGGTTGCCCGTTACCCACGCCGAATCCGGGGATGCCGTAGCTCCGGGCCGGGTTCTGGTGGCCCCGGCGGGTTATGATTTGATTTTTCGCGGCGGGCCGGGCGGCGCCACGGTAGCGCTGGACAAAGGAAGCAGGCCCCTGCCGCCGGGAGGCTTCCGCCCGTCGGTGGACGGCGTGATGACCTCGGCGGCGCAAGTGTTCGGCGATGCCGTGATCGGCGTGGTGATGACCGGGATGGGCCGCGACGGCACGGAAGGGATGAAAGAAATCAAGCTGCGCAACGGGCGGACCATTGCCGAAGACGAGAGCACCTGCGTTGTTTTCGGAATGCCGCGCGCCGCCATTGAGGCCGGCGTGGTCGACCGGATTGTGCCTTTGCCGCAGATTGCTCCTGAAATTATTTCCATGCTCTAA
- the FlgK gene encoding flagellar hook-associated protein gives MLPSTFFSLEISRRGLAAGQTGMEVSGHNVANANTPGFTRQRPVLAASDPYTMPSRGKPVAALQVGTGVTVEHIERIRDGFLDGQIRTETGSLGNWETQRDALSEVETIFMEPSDTGLNTLLSNFWNSWQELSKNAENSPIRAALVQNSVSLANGLNHMYQMLETVKTNQRELANICINDINSKARQIADLNKQIVNIKVAGDQPNDLLDRRDLLLDELARLTNFEVAENADGSIRVDIGTFNLVDGTDYSAIEPITGWTPPQPWDQSPYDQITSGQLQGIKDVLNKNKLQGYADDLDRLASTLITEINGLHSAGYGLDGSSGLNYFTGTGASNIAVNSDIINDLNKVAAASTGDADGDGACDAPGDGSNALLIAQLQNKSIAGLGGITFGNFYKNLTARLGVDTQESSRMAENQQALVDQLSSRRESISGVSMDEEMTSLIQYQYAYQGAARVITVLDEMLDTLINRMAV, from the coding sequence ATGTTGCCATCCACTTTTTTTAGCCTTGAAATATCCCGCCGGGGGCTGGCTGCGGGGCAGACCGGGATGGAGGTGAGCGGCCACAACGTGGCCAACGCCAATACGCCCGGCTTTACCAGGCAGAGGCCGGTGCTGGCCGCCAGCGATCCCTACACCATGCCTTCCCGGGGGAAGCCCGTGGCGGCCCTGCAGGTGGGCACCGGCGTTACGGTCGAGCATATCGAAAGGATCCGGGACGGCTTCCTGGACGGCCAAATCCGTACGGAGACCGGTTCCCTGGGCAACTGGGAAACCCAGCGGGACGCCCTGAGCGAAGTGGAGACCATCTTCATGGAGCCGTCCGATACCGGCCTGAACACACTTTTGTCCAACTTCTGGAACAGCTGGCAGGAGCTCAGCAAAAACGCCGAAAACTCGCCCATCCGGGCCGCCCTGGTGCAGAATTCCGTTTCCCTGGCCAACGGGCTCAACCATATGTACCAGATGCTGGAAACCGTCAAAACCAACCAGCGCGAGCTGGCCAACATCTGTATCAACGACATAAATTCCAAGGCCAGGCAGATCGCAGACCTGAACAAGCAAATCGTCAACATAAAAGTTGCCGGCGACCAGCCCAACGACCTGCTGGACAGGCGGGATTTGCTCCTGGACGAGCTGGCCAGGCTGACCAACTTTGAAGTTGCTGAAAATGCCGACGGGTCGATCAGAGTGGACATAGGCACGTTCAACCTGGTTGACGGAACGGACTATTCCGCCATAGAACCGATTACCGGCTGGACCCCCCCGCAGCCGTGGGATCAAAGCCCTTACGACCAGATTACGAGCGGTCAGCTGCAGGGGATCAAGGACGTCTTGAACAAGAACAAGCTGCAGGGCTACGCGGACGACCTGGACAGGCTGGCTTCGACGCTTATAACCGAAATAAACGGCCTGCACTCGGCAGGTTATGGCCTGGACGGCTCCAGCGGATTGAATTATTTTACCGGCACAGGAGCCTCCAATATAGCCGTCAACAGCGACATTATAAACGACCTGAACAAGGTGGCCGCGGCTTCAACCGGCGATGCTGACGGGGACGGAGCCTGCGACGCGCCGGGCGACGGCTCCAACGCCTTGCTCATAGCCCAGCTTCAGAACAAGAGTATCGCCGGGCTGGGCGGCATAACCTTCGGCAATTTTTACAAAAACCTTACCGCCCGGCTGGGGGTGGACACCCAGGAAAGCAGCCGGATGGCCGAAAACCAGCAGGCCCTGGTGGATCAGCTTAGCAGCCGCAGAGAGTCCATATCCGGCGTATCCATGGACGAGGAAATGACCAGCCTGATCCAGTACCAGTATGCCTACCAGGGTGCCGCCCGGGTGATAACCGTTCTGGATGAGATGCTGGACACGCTGATTAACCGGATGGCCGTTTAG
- a CDS encoding predicted nucleotidyltransferases, whose translation MMMWNCWMKWSLDKRDTQIRFAFLHGSFIDELPCRDIDIGVYFDPQLALETMFDLTLELSVELTSLLHVPVDMHALNQAGNGFCYHVSRGILLVSRDDEETYDFIEKTWLVYLDFQPLARQILNDLL comes from the coding sequence ATGATGATGTGGAATTGTTGGATGAAATGGAGTTTGGACAAAAGAGATACTCAAATACGCTTTGCCTTTTTGCACGGCTCTTTTATAGATGAACTTCCCTGCCGCGATATTGATATCGGCGTTTATTTTGACCCTCAGCTTGCCCTGGAAACCATGTTTGATTTAACCCTGGAACTCTCTGTGGAACTGACCTCACTGCTACACGTGCCCGTGGACATGCACGCCTTAAACCAGGCAGGCAACGGGTTTTGTTATCACGTGTCGCGGGGCATTTTGCTTGTGTCCAGGGATGACGAAGAGACATATGACTTTATAGAAAAAACCTGGCTGGTCTATTTGGATTTCCAGCCCCTGGCCAGGCAGATTTTAAATGATTTGCTTTAG
- the FliC gene encoding flagellin, whose translation MRINHNIAALNTYRQLSNNNAISSKSLEKLSSGLRINRAGDDAAGLAISEKMRGQIRGLDQAQRNAQDAISMIQTAEGALNETHSILQRMRELAVQAANDTNTAVDRAEIQKEVDQLAIEITRIANNTEFNTQTLLNGGIKSTGLGEATFHIGANASQTLVININAMDAKSLGVSRDLVTASATTQGDIDTASFGDTLGAKVVDGATITFQYSAGSAATAASLTGAAAAPTTDLTGISVDATLTVNIDGTNYTLNQTTLQSATGAGKTITDLQNALQTAIGAAGTVSNDGTKLTIQSATTGSTSSVKITIAGTTTAGIDTAFGFTSGASATGTDAVGKNITVSDGTTSQVVTITDETATSFTVSSGNYQGITITMDTGKALSDLDSVNDKIVVSVTTDAASAATFSGNEKIADAVTKAGINVSTQSAANAAITVIQNAIETVSAERSKLGAYQNRLEHTINNLGTSAENLSAAESRIRDVDYAEAA comes from the coding sequence ATGAGGATCAACCACAACATCGCGGCGCTTAATACTTATCGTCAGTTGAGTAACAACAACGCCATTAGTAGTAAGTCGCTGGAGAAGCTGTCGTCGGGCCTGCGCATCAACCGGGCCGGAGACGACGCGGCGGGGCTGGCAATATCCGAGAAAATGCGTGGTCAGATCCGCGGCCTGGATCAGGCGCAGAGAAATGCTCAGGATGCCATTTCAATGATTCAGACGGCGGAGGGTGCCCTCAATGAGACCCACTCCATTTTGCAGCGCATGCGCGAGCTAGCAGTGCAGGCGGCCAACGACACAAATACAGCTGTTGACCGTGCGGAAATCCAGAAAGAAGTTGACCAACTGGCAATTGAGATCACTCGTATAGCCAATAATACTGAGTTTAACACTCAGACTCTGTTGAACGGCGGGATTAAGAGTACTGGTCTTGGGGAGGCTACATTCCATATTGGCGCTAATGCCTCTCAAACCTTGGTCATCAATATTAATGCGATGGATGCAAAATCACTGGGCGTATCTAGAGACTTAGTTACTGCTTCTGCGACAACGCAAGGTGATATTGATACGGCATCATTTGGGGATACATTAGGTGCTAAAGTTGTAGATGGCGCCACAATAACTTTTCAGTATAGCGCTGGTTCAGCAGCAACAGCTGCAAGTTTAACTGGTGCTGCTGCTGCTCCAACTACAGATTTGACTGGTATCTCAGTGGATGCAACGTTAACAGTCAATATTGATGGTACAAATTATACTTTGAATCAAACTACTTTGCAAAGTGCAACTGGCGCCGGTAAAACAATTACAGATTTACAAAATGCTTTACAAACTGCGATTGGAGCGGCAGGTACTGTCTCAAACGATGGAACAAAGTTAACCATACAATCTGCGACTACAGGTTCAACATCTTCAGTTAAAATTACTATAGCTGGTACTACAACAGCCGGTATTGATACAGCCTTCGGTTTTACTTCTGGAGCTTCTGCTACAGGTACAGATGCTGTTGGTAAAAACATTACAGTCAGTGATGGCACAACTTCTCAAGTAGTGACAATAACCGATGAAACAGCAACTTCATTCACTGTAAGTTCCGGCAATTACCAAGGTATTACTATTACAATGGATACAGGTAAAGCCCTTTCAGACCTTGACAGCGTAAATGATAAAATCGTTGTAAGTGTTACTACGGATGCTGCTTCAGCAGCTACATTCAGCGGGAATGAAAAAATTGCCGATGCCGTCACCAAAGCCGGTATTAACGTTTCAACACAGTCAGCTGCGAATGCTGCTATAACAGTTATTCAGAATGCTATTGAAACTGTGTCTGCAGAGCGTTCCAAGTTAGGTGCCTACCAGAACCGCTTGGAGCACACCATAAATAACCTTGGAACGTCCGCCGAAAACCTTAGTGCTGCCGAATCCCGCATCCGCGACGTAGATTATGCCGAAGCAGCTTAG
- a CDS encoding transposase and inactivated derivatives produces MPRQIRRPSKSKVYHIMIRGNEKKKIFQDDDDRTKFIDILWNKQEEKNFVIYAYCLMENHVHLIIGEGDESVSKIMQRINTSYAYYFNKKYQRTGHLFQDRFKSQAIESDDYLLASIRYVHNNPVKAKIVTDPSSYKWSSYNLYINKDSPGNRKIAKDFILGMFSANRHNAIELFKSYTKQDNRDVFIDHEDIVEKEKIMLDEKGAKAFIENYLKNSGEGDLTALLKNKNLRDELICELRSKTSLSVRQIAGILGVGRGVVQRVKGYSGSISNC; encoded by the coding sequence ATGCCGAGACAAATAAGAAGGCCCAGTAAAAGCAAGGTCTACCATATAATGATCAGGGGTAATGAGAAGAAGAAGATCTTTCAGGACGATGATGACCGCACAAAATTTATAGATATCTTATGGAATAAGCAAGAAGAAAAAAACTTCGTAATCTATGCCTACTGCCTAATGGAAAACCATGTACACCTGATTATCGGCGAGGGCGATGAATCTGTGTCCAAGATAATGCAAAGAATTAATACAAGCTATGCATATTACTTCAATAAAAAGTACCAGCGCACCGGCCACCTGTTTCAGGACCGGTTTAAAAGTCAGGCCATTGAAAGCGATGATTATTTACTAGCATCTATTCGATACGTGCATAATAACCCTGTAAAAGCAAAAATCGTAACCGACCCCTCGTCTTACAAGTGGAGCAGTTACAATTTATACATAAATAAAGATAGTCCGGGAAACAGAAAAATAGCAAAGGATTTTATCCTCGGAATGTTTTCTGCAAACAGGCACAACGCAATAGAATTATTCAAATCTTACACAAAACAGGATAACAGGGATGTTTTCATAGACCACGAAGATATTGTGGAAAAAGAAAAAATAATGCTTGATGAGAAAGGCGCCAAAGCATTTATCGAAAACTATTTAAAAAATAGCGGGGAAGGAGATTTAACTGCCCTTTTGAAAAACAAGAATTTGCGAGATGAACTGATTTGCGAACTCAGGAGTAAAACAAGCCTGTCAGTACGGCAAATCGCCGGTATTTTGGGAGTTGGCAGGGGAGTAGTACAAAGAGTCAAGGGCTATAGCGGCTCAATTTCAAATTGCTGA
- the FlgM gene encoding negative regulator of flagellin synthesis (anti-sigma28 factor), with amino-acid sequence MKVNGTGVTDVLRAYAGQLKSKKADAGRGAAPVSDSLEISPAAKKMRFYLSALAELPEVRKDLVESLRRRVNEGSYKPDAGRIAAGILEEKALDKKI; translated from the coding sequence ATGAAAGTAAACGGTACCGGCGTTACCGATGTTCTGCGCGCGTACGCCGGCCAGCTTAAAAGTAAAAAGGCAGATGCCGGGCGGGGCGCCGCACCGGTTTCAGATAGCCTGGAAATTTCCCCGGCCGCAAAAAAGATGCGGTTTTATCTGTCCGCCCTGGCGGAGCTTCCGGAGGTGCGGAAGGACCTGGTGGAGTCTTTGCGGCGGAGAGTTAATGAAGGCTCTTATAAGCCGGATGCCGGGAGGATTGCCGCCGGCATTCTGGAAGAAAAGGCTCTGGATAAAAAAATTTAA
- a CDS encoding predicted nucleotidyltransferases yields MRRARRLLLDKGQKELMIARIAGQLDKMPEIIFAFVHGSFLDEGDFGDIDLALFVDHSCPAVKDKALEYELKMEMLLEKVAGVPVDVRVLNLSPQPFRYSVLKNGRLLFCRDEEVYADFLSHTLVSYFDFAPYRNRYLKEVLGLEI; encoded by the coding sequence ATGCGGAGAGCCAGAAGGCTTTTACTGGACAAAGGGCAAAAAGAACTGATGATCGCCAGGATTGCTGGGCAGTTGGATAAAATGCCGGAAATCATCTTTGCCTTTGTCCACGGTTCCTTTTTGGACGAGGGAGATTTTGGAGATATTGACCTGGCGCTGTTTGTCGACCATTCCTGCCCTGCGGTAAAAGACAAGGCACTAGAATACGAGCTAAAAATGGAAATGCTCTTGGAAAAAGTTGCTGGTGTGCCAGTGGATGTCCGGGTACTAAATCTATCACCTCAACCTTTTCGCTACAGCGTATTGAAAAACGGCCGCCTGCTCTTTTGCCGGGATGAAGAGGTTTACGCTGATTTTCTATCCCATACCCTGGTTTCTTATTTTGATTTTGCCCCTTACCGGAACCGTTACCTAAAGGAAGTGTTGGGACTTGAAATTTAA
- the FlgL gene encoding flagellin and related hook-associated proteins, with amino-acid sequence MRVTNKMIAQTVLNNLAANLNRLQKLQDQMSSLHVVSKTSDDPMIATRVVTLNSVLKQHDQYEQNISDAKNWIETTESTLGNVTDALQRAREQAVYGANGTLDQTSREAIAQEIDNIFDNIVQLANTNFAGRYIFGGTKTTTKPFESDGEYKGNEGKEGELKWEISQKVEMIVNIDGKKVFGDTSAAGDNGIFTVLNNLRAHLRSGDTQAVSNTDLGELDRVINGILNLRASLGAKANRLETATSQSGGERTNYEALLSKLNDVDLAKVVTDFSMQENVYQAALSTGARIILPSLVNFLT; translated from the coding sequence ATGCGAGTGACTAACAAAATGATTGCCCAGACGGTTTTAAACAACCTGGCGGCGAACCTGAACAGGCTGCAGAAGCTGCAGGACCAGATGTCCTCCCTGCACGTGGTGTCCAAAACCTCTGACGACCCGATGATTGCCACCAGGGTGGTGACCCTGAACTCCGTTTTAAAGCAGCACGACCAGTACGAACAAAACATCAGCGACGCCAAGAACTGGATTGAGACCACCGAGAGCACCCTGGGCAACGTCACCGATGCCCTCCAGCGGGCCAGGGAGCAGGCGGTGTACGGGGCCAACGGCACCCTCGACCAGACCAGCCGCGAAGCCATCGCCCAGGAAATAGACAATATCTTCGACAACATCGTGCAGCTGGCCAACACCAACTTTGCCGGCCGCTATATCTTCGGCGGGACGAAGACCACCACCAAACCTTTCGAGTCAGATGGGGAATATAAAGGCAACGAGGGTAAGGAGGGTGAGCTGAAGTGGGAGATCAGCCAGAAGGTGGAGATGATCGTCAATATAGACGGCAAGAAGGTATTCGGGGATACTTCCGCCGCCGGGGACAACGGCATTTTCACCGTTTTAAACAACCTGCGGGCGCACCTGCGCAGCGGTGACACGCAGGCGGTAAGCAATACCGACCTGGGCGAGCTCGACCGGGTAATAAACGGCATCTTGAACCTGCGGGCCTCCCTGGGGGCAAAGGCCAACCGGCTGGAAACGGCCACTTCCCAGTCCGGCGGGGAAAGAACCAATTACGAAGCCCTGCTTTCCAAGCTTAATGACGTGGACCTGGCCAAGGTAGTCACCGACTTCAGCATGCAGGAAAACGTCTACCAGGCCGCCTTAAGCACCGGCGCCCGGATCATCCTGCCTTCCCTGGTGAATTTCCTAACCTAG